A genomic stretch from Ursus arctos isolate Adak ecotype North America unplaced genomic scaffold, UrsArc2.0 scaffold_21, whole genome shotgun sequence includes:
- the NAP1L1 gene encoding nucleosome assembly protein 1-like 1 isoform X3 yields the protein MADIDNKEQSELDQDLDDVEEVEEEETGEETKIKARQLTVQMMQNPQILAALQERLDGLVETPTGYIESLPRVVKRRVNALKNLQVKCAQIEAKFYEEVHDLERKYAVLYQPLFDKRFEIINAIYEPTEEECEWKPDEEDEISEELKEKAKIEDEKKDEEKEDPKGIPEFWLTVFKNVDLLSDMVQEHDEPILKHLKDIKVKFSDAGQPMSFVLEFHFEPNEYFTNEVLTKTYRMRSEPDDSDPFSFDGPEIMGCTGCQIDWKKGKNVTLKTIKKKQKHKGRGTVRTVTKTVSNDSFFNFFAPPEVPESGDLDDDAEAILAADFEIGHFLRERIIPRSVLYFTGEAIEDDDDDYDEEGEEADEGYQLFEEVKSCSKLFQRWLQ from the exons ATGGCAGACATTGACAA CAAAGAACAGTCTGAACTTGATCAAGATTTGGATGATGTTGaagaagtagaagaggaagaaactggtgaagaaacaaaaatcaaag cgcgTCAGCTGACTGTTCAGATGATGCAAAATCCTCAGATTCTTGCAGCCCTTCAAGAAAGACTTGATGGTCTGGTAGAAACACCAACAGGATACATTGAAAG CTTGCCTAGGGTAGTTAAAAGACGAGTGAATGCTCTCAAAAATCTTCAAGTTAAATGTGCACAGATAGAAGCCAAATTCTATGAGGAAGTTCATGATCTTGAAAGAAAGTATGCTGTTCTCTATCAGCCTCTATTTGATAAG cgATTTGAGATCATTAATGCAATTTATGAACCTACAGAAGAAGAATGTGAATGGAAACCAGATGAGGAGGATGAAATTTCG GAGGAGCTGAAAGAAAAAGCCAAGATCGAAGATgagaaaaaggatgaagaaaaagaagacccCAAGGGAATTCCTGAATTCTGGTTGACTGTTTTTAAGAATGTTGACTTGCTCAGTGATATGGTTCAG GAACATGATGAACCTATTTTGAAGCACTTGAAAGATATTAAAGTGAAGTTCTCAGATGCTGGCCAGCCCATG agttttgtcTTAGAATTTCACTTTGAACCCAATgaatatttcacaaatgaagTGTTGACAAAGACATACAGGATGAGGTCAGAACCAGATGATTCTGATCCCTTTTCTTTTGATGGACCAGAAATTATGGGTTGTACGGG GTGCCAGATAgattggaaaaaaggaaagaatgtcaCTTTGAAAACCATTAAGAAGAAGCAGAAACATAAGGGACGTGGGACAGTTCGTACTGTGACCAAAACAGTTTCCAATgactctttctttaatttttttgccccTCCTGAAG TTCCTGAGAGTGGAGATCTG gaTGATGATGCTGAAGCTATCCTCGCTGCAGACTTTGAAATTGGTCACTTTTTACGTGAGCGTATAATCCCAAGATCAGTGTTATACTTTACTGGAGAAGCtattgaagatgatgatgatgat taTGATGAAGAAGGTGAAGAAGCAGATGAG GGTTATCAGCTCTTTGAAGAAGTCAAAAGCTGCAGTAAACTTTTTCAACGTTGGCTGCAGTAA
- the NAP1L1 gene encoding nucleosome assembly protein 1-like 1 isoform X1 — translation MPCALSISASFLTAKHFIVCTFRANTKFIFGEIIWSSYNMADIDNKEQSELDQDLDDVEEVEEEETGEETKIKARQLTVQMMQNPQILAALQERLDGLVETPTGYIESLPRVVKRRVNALKNLQVKCAQIEAKFYEEVHDLERKYAVLYQPLFDKRFEIINAIYEPTEEECEWKPDEEDEISEELKEKAKIEDEKKDEEKEDPKGIPEFWLTVFKNVDLLSDMVQEHDEPILKHLKDIKVKFSDAGQPMSFVLEFHFEPNEYFTNEVLTKTYRMRSEPDDSDPFSFDGPEIMGCTGCQIDWKKGKNVTLKTIKKKQKHKGRGTVRTVTKTVSNDSFFNFFAPPEVPESGDLDDDAEAILAADFEIGHFLRERIIPRSVLYFTGEAIEDDDDDYDEEGEEADEEGEEEGDEENDPDYDSKKDQNPAECKQQ, via the exons ATGCCCTGTGCTCTTTCCATATCTGCTTCATTTTTGACTGCAAAGCATTTCATTGTATGCACATTCCGTGCTAATACTAAGTTTATTTTTGGTGAG ATAATTTGGAGTTCTTACAACATGGCAGACATTGACAA CAAAGAACAGTCTGAACTTGATCAAGATTTGGATGATGTTGaagaagtagaagaggaagaaactggtgaagaaacaaaaatcaaag cgcgTCAGCTGACTGTTCAGATGATGCAAAATCCTCAGATTCTTGCAGCCCTTCAAGAAAGACTTGATGGTCTGGTAGAAACACCAACAGGATACATTGAAAG CTTGCCTAGGGTAGTTAAAAGACGAGTGAATGCTCTCAAAAATCTTCAAGTTAAATGTGCACAGATAGAAGCCAAATTCTATGAGGAAGTTCATGATCTTGAAAGAAAGTATGCTGTTCTCTATCAGCCTCTATTTGATAAG cgATTTGAGATCATTAATGCAATTTATGAACCTACAGAAGAAGAATGTGAATGGAAACCAGATGAGGAGGATGAAATTTCG GAGGAGCTGAAAGAAAAAGCCAAGATCGAAGATgagaaaaaggatgaagaaaaagaagacccCAAGGGAATTCCTGAATTCTGGTTGACTGTTTTTAAGAATGTTGACTTGCTCAGTGATATGGTTCAG GAACATGATGAACCTATTTTGAAGCACTTGAAAGATATTAAAGTGAAGTTCTCAGATGCTGGCCAGCCCATG agttttgtcTTAGAATTTCACTTTGAACCCAATgaatatttcacaaatgaagTGTTGACAAAGACATACAGGATGAGGTCAGAACCAGATGATTCTGATCCCTTTTCTTTTGATGGACCAGAAATTATGGGTTGTACGGG GTGCCAGATAgattggaaaaaaggaaagaatgtcaCTTTGAAAACCATTAAGAAGAAGCAGAAACATAAGGGACGTGGGACAGTTCGTACTGTGACCAAAACAGTTTCCAATgactctttctttaatttttttgccccTCCTGAAG TTCCTGAGAGTGGAGATCTG gaTGATGATGCTGAAGCTATCCTCGCTGCAGACTTTGAAATTGGTCACTTTTTACGTGAGCGTATAATCCCAAGATCAGTGTTATACTTTACTGGAGAAGCtattgaagatgatgatgatgat taTGATGAAGAAGGTGAAGAAGCAGATGAG gaaggggaagaagaaggagatgaGGAAAATGATCCAGACTATGACTCAAAG AAGGATCAAAACCCAGCAGAGTGCAAGCAGCAGTGA
- the NAP1L1 gene encoding nucleosome assembly protein 1-like 1 isoform X2 — protein MADIDNKEQSELDQDLDDVEEVEEEETGEETKIKARQLTVQMMQNPQILAALQERLDGLVETPTGYIESLPRVVKRRVNALKNLQVKCAQIEAKFYEEVHDLERKYAVLYQPLFDKRFEIINAIYEPTEEECEWKPDEEDEISEELKEKAKIEDEKKDEEKEDPKGIPEFWLTVFKNVDLLSDMVQEHDEPILKHLKDIKVKFSDAGQPMSFVLEFHFEPNEYFTNEVLTKTYRMRSEPDDSDPFSFDGPEIMGCTGCQIDWKKGKNVTLKTIKKKQKHKGRGTVRTVTKTVSNDSFFNFFAPPEVPESGDLDDDAEAILAADFEIGHFLRERIIPRSVLYFTGEAIEDDDDDYDEEGEEADEEGEEEGDEENDPDYDSKKDQNPAECKQQ, from the exons ATGGCAGACATTGACAA CAAAGAACAGTCTGAACTTGATCAAGATTTGGATGATGTTGaagaagtagaagaggaagaaactggtgaagaaacaaaaatcaaag cgcgTCAGCTGACTGTTCAGATGATGCAAAATCCTCAGATTCTTGCAGCCCTTCAAGAAAGACTTGATGGTCTGGTAGAAACACCAACAGGATACATTGAAAG CTTGCCTAGGGTAGTTAAAAGACGAGTGAATGCTCTCAAAAATCTTCAAGTTAAATGTGCACAGATAGAAGCCAAATTCTATGAGGAAGTTCATGATCTTGAAAGAAAGTATGCTGTTCTCTATCAGCCTCTATTTGATAAG cgATTTGAGATCATTAATGCAATTTATGAACCTACAGAAGAAGAATGTGAATGGAAACCAGATGAGGAGGATGAAATTTCG GAGGAGCTGAAAGAAAAAGCCAAGATCGAAGATgagaaaaaggatgaagaaaaagaagacccCAAGGGAATTCCTGAATTCTGGTTGACTGTTTTTAAGAATGTTGACTTGCTCAGTGATATGGTTCAG GAACATGATGAACCTATTTTGAAGCACTTGAAAGATATTAAAGTGAAGTTCTCAGATGCTGGCCAGCCCATG agttttgtcTTAGAATTTCACTTTGAACCCAATgaatatttcacaaatgaagTGTTGACAAAGACATACAGGATGAGGTCAGAACCAGATGATTCTGATCCCTTTTCTTTTGATGGACCAGAAATTATGGGTTGTACGGG GTGCCAGATAgattggaaaaaaggaaagaatgtcaCTTTGAAAACCATTAAGAAGAAGCAGAAACATAAGGGACGTGGGACAGTTCGTACTGTGACCAAAACAGTTTCCAATgactctttctttaatttttttgccccTCCTGAAG TTCCTGAGAGTGGAGATCTG gaTGATGATGCTGAAGCTATCCTCGCTGCAGACTTTGAAATTGGTCACTTTTTACGTGAGCGTATAATCCCAAGATCAGTGTTATACTTTACTGGAGAAGCtattgaagatgatgatgatgat taTGATGAAGAAGGTGAAGAAGCAGATGAG gaaggggaagaagaaggagatgaGGAAAATGATCCAGACTATGACTCAAAG AAGGATCAAAACCCAGCAGAGTGCAAGCAGCAGTGA
- the PHLDA1 gene encoding pleckstrin homology-like domain family A member 1, producing MRRAPAAERLSELGFPPRCGRQEPPFPLGVTWGWGGWPIQKRREGARPVPFSERSQEDGRGPEARSSGILWRIRTRLPACPDPEPPPPLCFLRVSLLCALRAGGRGSRWGEDGARLLLLPPARAAGSGEAEPSGAPPYAGRMLESSGCKALKEGVLEKRSDGLLQLWKKKCCILTEEGLLLIPPKQLQHQQQQQQQQQQQPGQGPAEPSQPGGPAVASLEPPVKLKELHFSNMKTVDCVERKGKYMYFTVVMAEGKEIDFRCPQDQGWNAEITLQMVQYKNRQAILAVKSTRQKQQHLVQQQPPQPQLQPQAQPQPQPQPQLQPQSQSQPQPHPKPQPQPQQLHPYPHPHQHPHPHPHQLPHSHQQPLSQPHGHRLLRSTSNSA from the coding sequence ATGAGGCGTGCGCCGGCAGCGGAGCGCCTTTCCGAGCTGGGCTTTCCCCCGCGGTGCGGGCGCCAGGAGCCGCCTTTTCCGCTGGGTgtcacttgggggtgggggggatggccCATTCAAAAGCGCCGCGAGGGGGCCCGGCCAGTGCCCTTCAGTGAGCGCTCGCAAGAGGACGGCAGAGGCCCGGAGGCTCGCAGCTCCGGGATCTTGTGGCGCATCAGGACGCGGCTGCCCGCTTGCCCGGACcccgagccgccgccgccgctctgCTTCCTGCGTGTTAGCCTCCTCTGCGCGCTCCGGGCGGGCGGCCGCGGGAGCCGCTGGGGCGAGGACGGCgcgcggctgctgctgctgcccccgGCCCGGGCGGCTGGAAGTGGAGAGGCCGAACCGAGCGGCGCCCCTCCTTATGCCGGGAGGATGTTGGAGAGCAGTGGCTGCAAAGCGCTGAAGGAGGGTGTGTTGGAGAAGCGCAGCGACGGGTTGCTGCAGCTCTGGAAGAAAAAGTGCTGCATCCTTACTGAGGAGGGGCTGCTGCTTATCCCGCCCAAGCAGCTGcaacaccagcagcagcagcagcagcagcagcagcaacagcctGGGCAGGGGCCGGCCGAACCGTCCCAACCGGGAGGGCCAGCCGTGGCCAGCCTCGAGCCGCCGGTCAAGCTCAAGGAATTGCACTTTTCCAACATGAAGACTGTGGACTGCGTGGAGCGCAAGGGCAAGTATATGTACTTCACTGTGGTGATGGCCGAGGGCAAGGAGATCGACTTTCGGTGCCCGCAGGACCAGGGCtggaacgccgagatcacgctgCAGATGGTGCAGTACAAGAATCGTCAGGCTATCCTGGCGGTCAAGTCCACGCGGCAGAAGCAGCAGCACCTGGTCCAGCAGCAGCCCCCGCAGCCGCAGCTTCAACCCCAAGCCCAGCCTCAaccccagcctcagcctcagctTCAGCCCCAGTCACAGTCTCAGCCGCAGCCCCATcccaagccccagccccagcctcagcagCTCCACCCGTATCCACATCCGCACCAGCACCCGCACCCGCACCCACACCAACTACCGCACTCGCACcaacagccgc
- the NAP1L1 gene encoding nucleosome assembly protein 1-like 1 isoform X4 → MPCALSISASFLTAKHFIVCTFRANTKFIFGEIIWSSYNMADIDNLPRVVKRRVNALKNLQVKCAQIEAKFYEEVHDLERKYAVLYQPLFDKRFEIINAIYEPTEEECEWKPDEEDEISEELKEKAKIEDEKKDEEKEDPKGIPEFWLTVFKNVDLLSDMVQEHDEPILKHLKDIKVKFSDAGQPMSFVLEFHFEPNEYFTNEVLTKTYRMRSEPDDSDPFSFDGPEIMGCTGCQIDWKKGKNVTLKTIKKKQKHKGRGTVRTVTKTVSNDSFFNFFAPPEVPESGDLDDDAEAILAADFEIGHFLRERIIPRSVLYFTGEAIEDDDDDYDEEGEEADEEGEEEGDEENDPDYDSKKDQNPAECKQQ, encoded by the exons ATGCCCTGTGCTCTTTCCATATCTGCTTCATTTTTGACTGCAAAGCATTTCATTGTATGCACATTCCGTGCTAATACTAAGTTTATTTTTGGTGAG ATAATTTGGAGTTCTTACAACATGGCAGACATTGACAA CTTGCCTAGGGTAGTTAAAAGACGAGTGAATGCTCTCAAAAATCTTCAAGTTAAATGTGCACAGATAGAAGCCAAATTCTATGAGGAAGTTCATGATCTTGAAAGAAAGTATGCTGTTCTCTATCAGCCTCTATTTGATAAG cgATTTGAGATCATTAATGCAATTTATGAACCTACAGAAGAAGAATGTGAATGGAAACCAGATGAGGAGGATGAAATTTCG GAGGAGCTGAAAGAAAAAGCCAAGATCGAAGATgagaaaaaggatgaagaaaaagaagacccCAAGGGAATTCCTGAATTCTGGTTGACTGTTTTTAAGAATGTTGACTTGCTCAGTGATATGGTTCAG GAACATGATGAACCTATTTTGAAGCACTTGAAAGATATTAAAGTGAAGTTCTCAGATGCTGGCCAGCCCATG agttttgtcTTAGAATTTCACTTTGAACCCAATgaatatttcacaaatgaagTGTTGACAAAGACATACAGGATGAGGTCAGAACCAGATGATTCTGATCCCTTTTCTTTTGATGGACCAGAAATTATGGGTTGTACGGG GTGCCAGATAgattggaaaaaaggaaagaatgtcaCTTTGAAAACCATTAAGAAGAAGCAGAAACATAAGGGACGTGGGACAGTTCGTACTGTGACCAAAACAGTTTCCAATgactctttctttaatttttttgccccTCCTGAAG TTCCTGAGAGTGGAGATCTG gaTGATGATGCTGAAGCTATCCTCGCTGCAGACTTTGAAATTGGTCACTTTTTACGTGAGCGTATAATCCCAAGATCAGTGTTATACTTTACTGGAGAAGCtattgaagatgatgatgatgat taTGATGAAGAAGGTGAAGAAGCAGATGAG gaaggggaagaagaaggagatgaGGAAAATGATCCAGACTATGACTCAAAG AAGGATCAAAACCCAGCAGAGTGCAAGCAGCAGTGA
- the NAP1L1 gene encoding nucleosome assembly protein 1-like 1 isoform X5 gives MADIDNLPRVVKRRVNALKNLQVKCAQIEAKFYEEVHDLERKYAVLYQPLFDKRFEIINAIYEPTEEECEWKPDEEDEISEELKEKAKIEDEKKDEEKEDPKGIPEFWLTVFKNVDLLSDMVQEHDEPILKHLKDIKVKFSDAGQPMSFVLEFHFEPNEYFTNEVLTKTYRMRSEPDDSDPFSFDGPEIMGCTGCQIDWKKGKNVTLKTIKKKQKHKGRGTVRTVTKTVSNDSFFNFFAPPEVPESGDLDDDAEAILAADFEIGHFLRERIIPRSVLYFTGEAIEDDDDDYDEEGEEADEEGEEEGDEENDPDYDSKKDQNPAECKQQ, from the exons ATGGCAGACATTGACAA CTTGCCTAGGGTAGTTAAAAGACGAGTGAATGCTCTCAAAAATCTTCAAGTTAAATGTGCACAGATAGAAGCCAAATTCTATGAGGAAGTTCATGATCTTGAAAGAAAGTATGCTGTTCTCTATCAGCCTCTATTTGATAAG cgATTTGAGATCATTAATGCAATTTATGAACCTACAGAAGAAGAATGTGAATGGAAACCAGATGAGGAGGATGAAATTTCG GAGGAGCTGAAAGAAAAAGCCAAGATCGAAGATgagaaaaaggatgaagaaaaagaagacccCAAGGGAATTCCTGAATTCTGGTTGACTGTTTTTAAGAATGTTGACTTGCTCAGTGATATGGTTCAG GAACATGATGAACCTATTTTGAAGCACTTGAAAGATATTAAAGTGAAGTTCTCAGATGCTGGCCAGCCCATG agttttgtcTTAGAATTTCACTTTGAACCCAATgaatatttcacaaatgaagTGTTGACAAAGACATACAGGATGAGGTCAGAACCAGATGATTCTGATCCCTTTTCTTTTGATGGACCAGAAATTATGGGTTGTACGGG GTGCCAGATAgattggaaaaaaggaaagaatgtcaCTTTGAAAACCATTAAGAAGAAGCAGAAACATAAGGGACGTGGGACAGTTCGTACTGTGACCAAAACAGTTTCCAATgactctttctttaatttttttgccccTCCTGAAG TTCCTGAGAGTGGAGATCTG gaTGATGATGCTGAAGCTATCCTCGCTGCAGACTTTGAAATTGGTCACTTTTTACGTGAGCGTATAATCCCAAGATCAGTGTTATACTTTACTGGAGAAGCtattgaagatgatgatgatgat taTGATGAAGAAGGTGAAGAAGCAGATGAG gaaggggaagaagaaggagatgaGGAAAATGATCCAGACTATGACTCAAAG AAGGATCAAAACCCAGCAGAGTGCAAGCAGCAGTGA